The DNA segment CGCGAGTGAGTCTCCAATAGTGCTGCCACATCCAGCGGGTCCAGCCTGTGCGTATTTGGCCGGTGACAAGCTGCACCGTCGACAACGAGGTATTTGGTATCATTCAGAACGCGGTGGGAATGTGAGCGACGATACTGAAGCCCCGACCACGGTCAATGTGCGACCACAGTTTGCTCGTATGATGGTCTAGAACTGTCCAGCCAAGACCACAATTTGCGTGAATGTCGAAACCCATTTGAGCCACTGTTTTCAGGTAACCTGGGATGCTGGATTCACGTAGCCAGATTGACACGCTGCCTCCTCTCTCGGCCACTATGTGCAAAGGGGTCCTGCAAAGACCATCCCTCGCTGATAGCAACGTAGCCGGGTCCATGGACAGCACTATCCTGAGCGCCTCCAAGTCCCTCATCGCTGCAGCAAAAAATAATGCTTGGACCAATCCCTTCTTTGGTAGCGCCACAGAGATGTGCTCACATCTTTTTTCACAATCCTCTGTCGTCGGAGCTTCAAAGCCTTCCTCACTTCGTCCAGCCATTATGTCGGCCTCTTGTTGTAGAACGGTTCGTAAATGAAAGCGATGTTTGAGAAAGACCGACCACAATGGAAGCTGCTGAGACCGCAGCGTAACCTTTGAATGGTGTTGGCTTAGTGGCCGGAAACATGGGATATGGAAAATCGGTACCAAGATCTTCCCTAAAATTCAGGATCCTGAGGACAGTTGCGGCGATGACGGGGTTGTAAAGGGGCGGCTGATGGCTGAACAGCTCCAAATACCAGTATGAATATCGAGGATGAGTTGGTCGTTTTGGataatcctcctccacatttCTCACGTGTTGTGACCAGTTTGACAGAGAGTAAGCCAGAAACACTTGTTCTTTTGGACACTTAGTGTTTTCCACTCCGTATGCCATCGCGGAACCTCGGACGTATTTATTGCTATGAGAGCTCGGTATGCGGCAAGAATAAAGTGGAAAGAACTCGGACATGTGGAAGCTCTTGTGACCGAACGTATTGCAGCAGTTTGTCGTATGCGTGAAACACTGTAGATGGTGTCTCCTTGATGAGGCTTCTCCACGCTTGAGGTCTGTCGTCGAAGTTCTTCTCAAGCACTTGGAAGACTAAACCAATCCACAGATATGTGCGCTGTTCTGCGTCGACATCCTCGAGTGCCTCGCGAATGGCGAACTGGCGTTCCTCATACAAACGGCCTTTCTTTGCCCATGTCCTTAGACGATGGTCAATGATGAATTTGATTTCGTTTTGTATTTGATCTTTCTCATTCCTCGAGTTCCCCGAAAGATGGACACAACTCATGTCGGAATCCCAGAATAAGTCCAAAATCTTTGGCTAACCTCTTGTTGTGAGTAGGAATTTTACAGACGGTTGTCTGTCAGGCTTCAACTCATCATGCAGTGGAGTGGCAGGAGTCGTCGTAGAAGCTTTACCAGAACGTGGAGTTGTTCTGGGTTACATTCATCTAGCGCGTCCACTACGCAGATGATCTGGCAGGTCTTGCTATGGCTAGCTGCTCCTTGAAAGAGAGAAGCAAGCGATGTAGGGTCTGACACAAGATTGCGACCTTGAGCCTCAGTGCTGCCTTCCAAGGTCATCAGCAACCACACCATTTTCGTAAATGAGTCAATGTAATAGAGAACAGACGGCAGAATCTAAGCCTCGTTGCTCTGGGGTGTCTTTGAAGAAAAAGTAGCAAACAGTCGCCTCAGGCTGCTCAGCTGGGAGAATATTTTGAACCAGATGCCGTGACAAAACAGACTCTCCACATCCTGGGTCGGCCGACACGAGCAACAACCCCCGCGGCTCTTTCAACCATCGCTCAAATTTCTCATGTCGTCGAAACCATTCGCACGTGCCGGGAATACGCTCTGGGCTGAGTATCATCCGCTCTTCATTACTCGTTGTTTTAAAACCGCCTGTAATCTTACTCTGCATTCTCCTCCGCTCTGCTTTTATCGCGTTGAAGCTGGTCGCGCCGCTGGTTCCGAAGTTGTTGAACGATCTCTCGATTGTCGTATTGTAAGTTGCAACGGCAGAAATTACCTTCCAGCTGTTTAATAGCATCAGTGCGTTCCTCCCAGTTATTGAAGCCAAGCAATGTCTTCAGAGGTCGAGTGAAAGGACTATCCTTCAGACAGTAGGCCCCGCTCATCATCTCATACTCCATCGAGGTCGCGTAAGTCTCGACGATAGAGACTTGGAGCGTCTTTCGCAGCTCAGATATCATCGCGTTATCCTCTCAGCTGCCTTCAAGAATAGCCTTGGATAGTTTCATGTACCACACCATCCGAGAGATGATGTAGTTTAagccctccaccatctctgCGTCTGCCATGAGTGGCTGGACAAGAACCTGCACCCCAGTGTTGGCAAGTTTCATTGCAGTGTAACCTGGGCAACGCCTCTCATAGAGTGTGTGGTTTCCAACATACCGGAAGCACAGCGCAAATACCAGCCCATGCCAGCCCCGCAGGCGGGAAAGCGCCCGCTAGAGGCGCGACCGCGCCCCCTATGGCCTTGAAGAATGTAACAGCATCGATCACCACCGTCTTTGCGTCCTCGTGCTTCGTTGCCTTCGCAATGGATCGCTGCGCAGAGGAGAGAAGCAGACCAAAACGAGCTTGCTTCTTCAACGCTCCTGCAAGTCCCCCAGGTGCAAATACTGTTCCTGAGAATCCTTGTACTGGTGCCTGCTCACTCACAACAGCCTCATACCCATCGACCAGCTCTTGGTCCTTTTCCCTGATGTTTTCGTAGGCCCGACTGCACAACTGAAGGGATATCGAGTTCTCTGCTTGACTAGAAGTCTCTGTTGGATGAGTTGGCTCTTCGGCGGTCGTTTGGTTAGGTGTCGCCTCGTCGGCGGTGGACTTTTCGGCGGTTGAAGCTGTGACGATGTTCATTTGTTCGGGTTTCGGTCTGTGGGTGGGACGAAGAGAAAAAAGCGGTCAAAAACGACAACGTTCCAGCACTGCCCGATGAAGCCGCAACTCCATCTTTCTGACGCCCAATTCCAAATAGCCCTTTCAGTCCCATTCTGGCCTTGTTTGTCGCGCAGATGCTTTTGTTGCTTTGGCTGACTTCACGTCGGTCTTGCAACGTGTTGCGCCCGGCAGTCCAAGGCCGCAGGCATCCCAGAGTGCTCATTGATTGAAGCTGCATGCAATCATCGCAGTGCGCGAGGCACTCTCGCGAGGGGTAAAACGCAGAAGATGGAAGCAGACACCTCTCTTTCCCAATAAAGTCAATGTAGATAATGGAATAGCATAATAGAAGAACTGTAGCCGAACATGGTGTACAAACTGCCAACCGTTGGTTTAACCCCACAGCCAAACCCCCTGagccccccaaccccctaaGCCCCTCAAAGtccccctgaacccctgagtCACGTGCCAGGGAAGACGTCAACATGCTATGCAACAAACATCTAAAGTCTTCCAATGATGCTGAGAATACCTAGAAATGACAGCTTATATACTTGACAAAGTGAGCATTGCCAAAACAAACACGATGAATTGCAACCGACCTGACAATGTCCCTGTTGTCCTGTTTCCATCACCTGAGGCAGTGGTGGATTGTACAACACCCGCCGTTGAGGTCGAAGCAGTCATTTCGAGTGTATTTGTAGACGAAACTTGCCAACCTGGTGATACCAGATCAAATGTTGTCGAATCGACAGCTATCGTAGCAGGTAGTGCGTTGCTCCTAGATGGCACATTAATATCACGCTTCAGTTGACGCCTTATCCCTTGATTGTTGGGCCTCAACTTACATGCTCGAGCATATCGCACTTGCCTCGCTCAGCAAAGCTATATGGACACGTCATTAACCGTCCCAGGAATGGTCACAGGAGAGAGATTTCACTTACTTTCAACTGGACCTATACCACAAGAGGCCACCGCGCAGTTGAGGGCTTTAGAGACGAAGGCAGTATTGCCACATGCACACTGTACACCTATGGGCATGGGTTTGCCGATGCATTCTTGAAGATTGGAGACCAATGTCGTGCAGGATGTCTTTGATTGTACGTGTCAGGGGCCATCTAATGCTCAGGATAGCTATCAGGATTATGGATCAGTTAAGGGGTATCGTACAAGACAGTCAGGAAGCCCGGGAATGACTATCAATCTGGGCGGCTCGGATGTCGCTGCCGTCTCGGGTATAGAAGCGAACCCGGTAAAGCTGATTGTTGAACTGACGTCCATTGATCAAGCTCGAGTTTCTAGGCGTTTGACAATTGATCGTTAGGGGAACTTGCTAGATGCTTTCTCGGTGGGAGGCACCTCCAAACCTTTATATGACCTCGCCCTTTGGGGGCCTTTCAAATAAGCCGGCCTTTGTCTTACTCGGCCTCAACAAAAATGAAGCCAAGTTGATTTCGTAGAAAGCAGGCACATGGTCTGGTATTACCGGAGTCCCATACGTCCAATCAAATTGGAAGGTGCCTGGTTGCAGATAGTGTTGTATTACACTTGCCTGATACCATTACCTCGATAGATTAGGATGCAACCCCCACCAGCCTTTCAGATAGGTTTGCAAGGTTTGAGCCCGGTAGTAATTTGAGGCACAGCCTCGGGTATATCGGCGACCCATTACAGTTGGGGGCGATATGCAGCATGGATGGAACAGTATCCCAAACAGTGATATCACTCTGGCGAATCAGAGTAGGATGTTGGGGTAACCATCGGGAAATCTCCCACATGTAGGCAGGGTATCCGATATCCGTACGTCTTCACGTATACCCGGTGGTATCATCAGGCGATGGATATCATAAAGTGCGTGGAATTCGTGCGTAAGAGACAGAACTCTCCAGCCCGTCAGCAGATGGCCCCCCGTTCTATGGTGGCGAGGTGCTGATTTTCCCTCCCCGACATGCACGAGGCGTCCTTTTCAACATACCTACCAGATGGCTGATCCTGAAGCCAGAACTGGGAGATCGAGTTGTCCAAATGGCGTCACGGCATCTTTCCAACGTCTATTCAAATTGCCATGGACCACCATAGCGTTGATCTCGCACGCCATCCTGTACATCACTCTTACACTCGTGATGCTATTCGTTGTGGACAATTACAAAGCCTACGATGGCGCTGATACAACCACGGAAACAGCTTCACAAACAGAGTCGAGGCTTCGTTcagacgacatcatcaccgctgTTTCCGCGGCTACTGTTGCGGTTCAATGGGTCGCCGGCGTCTGGGTGACGAACGTTGTCACCAAAAGCGGGTACATCGTATGGATGAAGACTCGACAAACCCACAGCAAGGAGAAAATCATCGACAAAATCCGATGGGCCATGGAATATCGATTTCCCATCAAACTAGGTCTCCGAACAGATTACAATTTGATTCGAATATCAATATTTCTCGTTCTCCCAGCGCTCATAGCATCACCCATCCTTGAGGGTGCGTTGAGCTGGAAATCTTCTTCTGAAGCAGCTGGCTCTGCCACAGCCAGATCAGGGAATCCAGAAGCACAATTCTACAGTTGGAACTTCATCACATCTGCCGAGGGCAAGGTGGGACATGACCTTATTTGGAACGCAGCATCGCTTGCTGGCATTGCTTGGGAGAACGGAACATCAGCAAGCACAGACCTGAAAGAGACCAAGAGCCAGAAGTGCCGCCATGTCACAACGCACGACCAGTTCCCAGCTGGGACAAAGCTACACAACGCTACCATTCCCTGTATTGTTGTCCACAGCATATCCTGGCCGAAGAAGCCCATGCCGCAGAGCGTGGAAAATGTCCTTAACAATTCCGAGGTCATCACCGCAGCAGGCCGACCTCCCATTCTCCGAACTCAACCTGGCACAGTACTAGTATTTGACCCAACTAACAAGACGCTACCAACGCCGCCCGTCATGACGACCAAAAATGGTaacttcaacatcaccaggGAAACGGTCTACGTCGACCAACCACCCTACCCAGCGCCCTTTACCTGGGCCGGTTCCATGACGGCTATCGTTTATCTTACACAGCACGTGGCTTTCCCTCCATATGTCATGGATGTatttggggttgaggagccGAACAATGAAGTTGCACTCGGAGCAACAGTCGTCTGGGCAAAGGGAGAAGTGAAGCCTCAGCAGACTTTCACTTATCTCGAGATCAACTTCACCGCCGGCATCGTTAACCCTGCTACAAGCACATACGTGAAGCAGAATGTCATTGAAGCCGATGACAACGACCTGGACGGAAAAGATATTGTGGAAGGGCCATGGGTGAGAGATGCACTATATCTGACTTCCGATATCATGTCCTGTTTGGCCATTTCGAACTCAACTGGAATATCCTCGTGGCAGAGCTTGGAGAATTACACAGAAACCATGATTCGGTTCTCGTACATGGCAGCCTGGAGTCTGCTGCAGAGGAGCTATGAGCCGAACAGCACACTACTCACCGTGGATTTGTACGAGACGAGGATACAGGCCGTTGTTTCACAGTGGAGGGTTATCAGTTGGCTCGGGATTAATGTGGCATTTTCACTGTCTTGGATCACGGTCACAGTATTAATGAAAAGGAGCAAAGAGTTGGCGGGGGTTGACACAGTTCCTGATTTTATCTTGCGGTTGTATACCCACTTTGAACATCTCGCACAGCAAGAAAATACATGAGTAAATAAAGCATGAGATCTAAATCAATGCCCAGGCAACCATCAAGCGAAGGAACCGCATGAACGTGGGTATGTATTCAGATCCATTACCTAACCGGAAACTCAGGAACTTAATCCCCATACCTTAGCCCCACCACCCATCGTCACAACAGCCTTCATGCAGCCGCATTATAACCCCCAAGAGTAACAGAGAGCGAACAGCCCCATCAGCAGTGAATTCTTCGGTTATTTGGACACCGTGATAGGAGCATGTGAACCCAACCAATCTCAGCGCCCGGACCAAAGAGCGACTCGGACAATTGCGCCATCTTGGTGAATACAAAGCTTCGGCAACATGTATTTGTTGTTACCCACCAAGAGTTACACAAGGTTGGCCACATGCTGTGATGGTTGTCCTGATAGCTTTTGCGATAGTGTAATATTTTGGGAGGCGGAAAAAGAAGGCTTTATAAGCAACACTATACTGCTGAGACACCATAGCGGTACCTGTGCATCATCACTGGGTTCGTCATCATGCCCAACAAAAGAGGAGACAAATAAATAGTCGCTCAGATACCAGGTACTAAGAGCTGGAGCTTCATGCCTGTCCTGGAGGACGAAACAACAATAGCAAACTTCATATTCATCACTGGAGTACCACTATCCCCGAAATCAACATTCTTTGATACCTGGTATCAAGGCTCCTGAACATTGTCAAAACATGCATTCGGAACCAGATGAAATCTTGGTTTTTACCTAGGTAAACATTTTTACTTGAGTTAGTATTCTCATACTTCATAACCTTATGCTGGATTATGCAGTGCTCCATTAGATTATGAAGGAAATGAATCATAATGAATGATAATGAATCATGCCTGGATTTCTTTCGGGCAGCCAATCATCTTGAAGGTAGCATTGACACTAAAAAACTCATCTAGAGGGCAACATGGAACTCTATGGTGGATCTATCCTCATCCATCCTCCAATGGCACATAAAgtcgtgatgatgttgctgttTTTTTCATTCCCATGCAGCCAGCCGTCACTACAGACTCGCATGAACCCACGGCATGTTGACCCAGCTGTTCATTTGGACGGCTGTTGCCATTTTAGTCGGCGCGTTCCTCCTACGCCCCAAACGAACCCCCTTTCCTATTGTCAAC comes from the Podospora pseudocomata strain CBS 415.72m chromosome 5, whole genome shotgun sequence genome and includes:
- a CDS encoding hypothetical protein (EggNog:ENOG503PEI7), which encodes MADPEARTGRSSCPNGVTASFQRLFKLPWTTIALISHAILYITLTLVMLFVVDNYKAYDGADTTTETASQTESRLRSDDIITAVSAATVAVQWVAGVWVTNVVTKSGYIVWMKTRQTHSKEKIIDKIRWAMEYRFPIKLGLRTDYNLIRISIFLVLPALIASPILEGALSWKSSSEAAGSATARSGNPEAQFYSWNFITSAEGKVGHDLIWNAASLAGIAWENGTSASTDLKETKSQKCRHVTTHDQFPAGTKLHNATIPCIVVHSISWPKKPMPQSVENVLNNSEVITAAGRPPILRTQPGTVLVFDPTNKTLPTPPVMTTKNGNFNITRETVYVDQPPYPAPFTWAGSMTAIVYLTQHVAFPPYVMDVFGVEEPNNEVALGATVVWAKGEVKPQQTFTYLEINFTAGIVNPATSTYVKQNVIEADDNDLDGKDIVEGPWVRDALYLTSDIMSCLAISNSTGISSWQSLENYTETMIRFSYMAAWSLLQRSYEPNSTLLTVDLYETRIQAVVSQWRVISWLGINVAFSLSWITVTVLMKRSKELAGVDTVPDFILRLYTHFEHLAQQENT